The region ttctttctcttgtaCTATGATCTTTTTTAAGAAAGTCTCGCCCTACCTTTATAGGGGCTAGTCTATAAAACTTATCGGGTATCTTGTTGTGTATTTAGCCTGAAACGTCTTGTTTTAGTTTCCTTGAATGCAGATATTGCTAACTACATTCCAAGCAATACCGATTAAGATTCGCCTTCAGCTCAGCATTTTCccctcttctcttctctgtgGAGACTCAGacatagtatttattttctttgcaTTAGTTCTTTCGGGAAATGCCAGAGGAACATTTGCATGCAATATTGTATCTTAGAGACTCATAATTTAGCCTTATTATGGATTTATAGTCTCAGTTCTTGGTCCTTAGTATTAGACTTGAATGATTTAGAGTTTATTATTAATGAcgtcactacaagaaagtatagaaatgacaacaaagaatttaatatttagtaacaatttagttttattgttggcaaagcaacttttgttcttaaagaatttaattttgttgccataagtattgattattgttgaaaatgaaagcgataaaaaaaaaaaagttgttgcacgttgttgcaataacatCCGTTGGGAAAAGTcaatgcaacaaaaaaaaaattattgccaaaagtactttttacaacaataatcaatctatggcaaataaaaataattttgttaccaaatatattttttcttgtagggttggtttttttttttttttttttttttttgaaacagttTTTTCATCGTGTATTATTCAAATCAAACGCGAGTACATCGGTAATGAGAGACGGAGGGATAGTATTCCACTCCATCGAACCTCATCTCTGTGGAGACTCAGCAAGACAAGGAGTAGTGATTCGTTGATTTCTTGACGACAACAAAGAGAAAAACGGTAACTCTTTGAGAAGAGTTTTGATATCAAACACTAAAGCATCAAAATAAGAGTAATTCACCAAATTTCCTTCAGAGCTTGCTTCACGAGTAGATTATAGGTTTCACAACAAGCCTCGTTATGCCGAATCGTTCCTTTAAGTAGAGCCTCAGTACTCCTATGATCTCAGCCAACAAGGGGCTAGCAACACGGCCAATGAATATAGTTTTTCCAGCAATAAATTGTCCCAAGTGATCGCGTAGTACCATGCCTACTCCCGCCAAACCTGTATGTATATCGTAAGAGGCATCAATATTACATTTGATTGTGTCAAGTGGAGGCAGTTCCCACTTAGTATTCTTAGAATTCACTGCACCACCAATAAGCATCTCGTCCACCAAATTGGCATTCCTCCAGCTCCTTCTTTGCACGGTACAAAATCGTAGAGGGCGCACTTTGCTTGTTGTTCCAACATATATTATTTCTGGCTTCCCAAAGGCTCCACAAAATCATGACTGCTTCctccatttttgtttttaaattccttttttttttttgttcttcaaacCACTGCACAAAATTTCCTATTAAACCATTCCAACCAAAATTTGATTGAATCCAACATAGCTTTGCACAGTGACATTCGACTAGACAATGTTTCACGGTCTCCGTCGCTTGCAAACATTGAGGGCAAACTGAACTAGCGACACATTTTTTCTTCGAAAGGTTCTCACATGTAGGTAGAATATTTCTCAAGCGTTGGCTTATTTGATTAAGTTGGACAATTCAATTTAGTTATCTATGATTAAGAGTTAGCTTGAAGATCAGTTAGGGTCGGGTGTTAATCACGCCTTATCTCGTTTTGCGACGTGATTATCATTAACTATAGAATTGTATCTATAGTACCTTATACGATGacattattttatataaaaaaaatttatcatgCATAAAACTTTAACTCGATAAGATGATTAGACTGTAGAAATAGTGGCTGTTCAGTTGACTGGTCAATAATAAACACTAATGTAATAAATTAAACAACGTAACTCTGTTCCCGAACCTCcatatgttttttcttttttaccttttccctttcttcttgttctttcaTAAACTTTGAACACTACTTCTCTTTctcttatttcttatttctttttcctccttttcttataattttctGTTGGAAGGGTCAAAGTCAAAGAAATGCTACTAGAGTACACAAATATATTGTACATGGTCCAATTTTCAAGCATTAGCACTAGAGGGTGACAAAGATCATCGTTAGACATGACAGTTTTACAATATTTTAAGTGCTTTTCAAACTTCAAAGTTTAAATGTTTAAATCTCtttcaataccaacattactAATTGTGCTAGCTAGGCGTTGAATGAAAAACGACTGATTATTATTACTCCTTTAATATGCTAGTGGCATATCTTATTATGATAAAGTGAGCATTGGTGATTATCTAAGTaaatgattgttgcttatagtTAGGTTTAAATGCAACACATCTAAATGATTGTTGCGTATAGTTAGGTTTAAATgcaacacatcatatatatatatatatatatatatatatatatatatatatataagcgagACAATGCGTGACGCGCATCCTAAAAAGATAGGaatcatatttatattttttcttgatttttttgcttttttactcttttttgcCTCTTTTTTatcttaagaaaattcaagggTCACGTCTCTTTATTTGCCCATTTTTAACCTCCCTCTCTTAATTATATCTcttcctcttttcctttttcaagtAAAACTCCTTTTTACCACAACATATTTCTCCTTTTCCTCGCTTCCTCCCACTAGCCAGCAGTAAAATTTTCGTTACGTCTtcaacatatttattttttccttcattttaattttgttgAACTACTCAAGTTTCTACCTTTTAGTTGTTTTGTTGTCCACTTAatcaaacaagtttttcttgttacATTAGTATGTTCTTCTTAATTTTGCAGAATCCATCAAACGCGGATACGTCAACCAACTCTGGTGATGGTAACAACTTTGTGAAGAGATCGGGTCACAATGGAAATGACGACACCGATCATGGCAGAAACAAAGTTTCCAACTTAAATGCAATTAGGAATTTGGAGTTCTTCCAAAATAGCGATCATCACATCACAGACGTACGTATCCTTCTAAGGTTGAGAACCCTTTGAAGTCAAAGTAGTCCGGATTGATAGTTCTACCACTCATATTGTCAAACCAGACAACCTTATAAATGTCAACTATATGAGGAACCAAACGTTTCCACGCATGATtgtgtatacggtaaaaaccgggttAATGTTTGACCGGTGGGACCGGGGGccagaaaaaggatgaaaacgagtacgAGCGTTTAGACCGGGGAAATTGCATCAGTAGTGTGATCGAGAAGAAGTCGTAGGAAAAGCCGTATGGTTCGATTTCCGGAACAAGCAACATCGTTAGTCGGGTTTACGTAAGCGGGAGTTGATCGTGTAGTTAGGTTTATATATGGCGGGCGATCGTCTAGTCGGGTTTCACACCATTATGATGTGGCCAGTCGGTTAAATTCCGTGTGAAGATCGATTCGTCATCGGGTGTCGACCTTACCTTAATATTAGggctttctttatttctaaaggGCTTGATGATGTACGCGTagagaaaaactataaataggggcattTCCTACTTTGGGGAACTTTTCGGATCCCGttgtattagaatttatattaaagctttctctctctctctctcactctctctgATTTTGGTCCGGTTTATAGCATTAAGTTCACTGAATCATATTATTCGATATTGCACagaaatatacataaatattctAGCTCAAATCCATAATACTAACACATTCGTCCAAATCATTAGCATACTGATTTACATATATTTAAGTCATTTATAAGTGAATCcacatatacattctttattaatcaaaatagattaaagtatccacatatcctatacatcacttacaaattcaacttattacctaatttcggggtaaacagatTGGTCTGTCCGAAACCCATGAACTAGGACTATGGTTCGATTCCCTGTTCCTAAAATATTCGCCTTTTGCACTTCTTTAACTATCCCCATCTCacgtttcttttttatttgtggAAATCAAGGATTTGTGTCTTTGGTTGCCTCTTCTTAGGTTCTTTATGGTGAAAAAAGGGTGCAAGGGAAAGAAAAAGTGTGGACTTCTTACCACTTTCTATCTTTTTGGGTCTCAGTCTTGAGAATGAAAGCAAGGGCGACTATAACCACATTTTTTGGTGTTCTATTGCTGTTTGTCGTAggatatttttcacttttgcACATTTGAGCATCTGGTGGCTATATAATAGAAAACAAAATTTTGATATGACAcctatttatattttttctcgatttttacattttttctgctcaatttcaattcaatttatGTTACAGATTCAAAATTCATGTTGGACACAAAGAAAGAGTCTAAAAGTCATTATCAAAGAAAAAATGGGTTCGTGCATTAGAGAAATTAATCCAATGAAGAACAATTGTTGCATCCATTAGAGAGAAAGAGACAATAAATAtcactttttaaatttaatcgGGCAACCAAGCCGTAGCTTGGCATTTTTGCAGAAAATGAGAGgtccttttctcttcttgcaGGCATGCCTCTGTCACATTTCTTTTGCtaggtattatttttttagttctATGCGCCTTTGTATATCTCTGTTATATGTGTCTATCAACATTTTGTATTGCCTGATGTATGAGATCTTTATACATCAGGATTTAGATTGATAAACTCCTTACTAATGGAGTTCTCAATTGTGTAATTGTTACTTtcattttacttgaaattggggggggggggggggggggggtggggggtggagATTATGAACTATATGAAATCTTTGTATTAATAGGACACTTTGATGTTCCTATTCGTTCTAATATAATATTTGTAATTTAGAGCCACTTCAAGTTGGTTTTCGAAACCaatttatttagttttaaaacTATACATGTacaaataattgatttttatgGTTTAAGGTAAGTCATTATGCACTTCTTTTGACTTTCTCTGTGGGGAAGGAGAAGtgaaaaaaatatgatataattatgtAGAGTTAGTGGATGAGTAATTATGTTGATAATCAAACCTGCACAAACTCGCGTTTTGCAAACTGCTTTCACTATTCCAGTAATCCAATATTTTAACTTTTGTTTCCCACCCAATGTCCCGTATTCGCATTGAGGGCCGACTAATCTGGATCCAAATCAGCACAGTAATACAATATTAATCATGCATTTTAAATGTTGAGTTAGCAACAATTAGATTTCTTCTACTCAAAGATAAGGAATTGTTTTCTAACTAGCATTTGcttatgaaaaaataataataatatgtttTTACGCATATGATTATTTTTGTTCCACTCTTTGTGTGAAACTGCTTATATGAAAAGTGTTGGAgctaactaaaaaaaaatgagtatgTATCAtagaattaatttttatatgcatatacaagAAAGGTTATTTATGTATCGATAAAATgtataagtaaaaaaaattcataatttaatCTATATTCATAGAATGAATTGTTATATGCACATAcatgaaaagttatttttatatgAGTCATGTTTTTCCCAATTGAGAGGACTATTCCTTGAGAACTCTATCATTGTATACTTACAAAAAACATATGGGATGcttctatttggaatttgtttTTCATTAATTTGTATCATTTCtcttatatattaatttttctcAATAAATTCATATGTATATCTTGCATATATTTGTTACTTTCAATTTTTCGTTTGCATGTATTAGAAGAAGTGTCACGACTGCGCGAAGCGCGGGTGAATTTACTAGTTTAACTAATATGTTTCGttgtttgaaaataaattcttaAACAATTATCAGTACTAACTGTCTAACAAAAATCAGTAATTAAATCATGTGAGATGACAGAACTCGAGCAGTCtctattattttcttgaaagttttatcatttgaaaaaagaaagatattttgttaattccttccccatttttttcttttcttgacggAACAAAAAACTATTTGATGCCAACTTCAAGTGGTACGGGTACAACCAGGGCTAAGCCACTAAAGCAGGGGCTTTAGGCCCAAAACTTTGGGGGCCTCATTTATTTTTCATCCGGTGTTCGGTATCTATATTGAATTTCCCGATTAATTATATCTCGAGACACGCAAGGCCGAGTAAAGAGGAAAGCACTCTGTAGcaagattattttattttgaggcTCGAACCCAAGACTTCTAGTTAAGGGAGGATGAGGCCTAATTTTTACCTACAATTGACTTTATaggttaatttttcttttaaaaaatattgaacaGAAAAAATAATGCCTCCCATTAAAGTTGGCTTTAGGTTACTAACCTTATTGAGCCGTACCTGGGTACAACAACTTGCATGTAAACAAATCAAGCTAGACAAAATAATCCATTCGAATTCCTAAACTCTTACTATTATTATGTCATGGTAGAAATTCGAAATCATGTTgtacaaaaatacaaaataaaaaaccaCATAATAACCTAGAGTCACGTGATGCCATTAAGACAAAACACCCCGACCAAGTAATTAATTAATCCCAAAaattgtgtgtgtttgtgtgtgtgaaaGAGGGGTGGTCATGAGCAGTGAGCcaagaatattaaaaaattcTAATTGAAAGTGGTCAAAGTAAAATGTGAATAATTCTACTAAATTAATTCTAACACAAAGGAGACCTATGAGGAATGCCTTTTCTTCTACTCATGCTAGTAGCGATGTCCTCATCCGTTATGTTCTTATAACTATTGAGTGTTCTTCCACACACGTATAATCCACTTCTCTTCTTCCTCACAAACTCAGTGCATGGGAAAACACTCATCATGTTATTCTCCGATCCCGACGAGCCGGACATCGATGAGCCCCACGGCCCGTCACTGTCCACGATCGTTGAGTGGGCCGTCTCATCGTCAGCCATGTCCTGAGGGATAAAGAAGTCTGGACTAAGTTGTAAAGTTGTGCATCTCCTTAGGAATGGAAAAACGTCTTGGTAGTGCTTTAGTACAAAATCCACCTgttcatcataaaattcaaaatttatcaTCATACTACTGGAGAATTATCGTCACCAgacaaaatttatattatttcttATATTAGATTTAAATGGTTAAATTCCTAAGATGCTTCTTTCTTAaccaatttcatgaaattttattttacttcaTATTCTAGAGATAGTAATAAACACTTTTTCTCTTGATTGAATAAATAGATCATTTTGAGGCTTATATTACATGGACCCAATTATTCTAACTTAGGAGGAATAAGAATTATGGTTGGAGATCAAAAATATGTAAAACATGTACAAGTTAAAGAGAAATTAATTACCTTGCACCCTAGAGAGCAATGGATAAAAGGTTCTTGAAGGCTTCTATCACAAGAAGTGCAATAGTTTCCAGATCCTTTGAATTGCCTGTTTTGAGgtcttttcttgatgaaaatCACCTTAGCACTGTTTATTGTGTAGGCCTAGTTGAATTATGAACCAAATTAtcagaaaaatccaaacatcaTGAAATATGTGGAGCAAAACTATTTAAAGAAAATGATCCATTGCTCGTTAAAGACAATTAAATAGATGATAGTATGCTTTCAGATGAACTGATCACATACTTTAATACTGTTAAATCAATCAATTACCTGAACATTTGAGCAATCTATGAGTTTCTCTAGGTCTTCAAGTCGAACAACATCATGGTAGACATAACGTCGAATTTGAATCAATCTGTGGAAACGATGAGCCATCACACAGTGAGGGCAAATACTTATGcaacaatccaaacaacaaATATTCTTCTCGTTCTTCTTTGCACTCTCGTGAATTGAGCACGGGGCAAAGAATTTCTCTCTGAAGAGAGCTTCCAACCATGCTGGCTTCGGAATTCCCTAAAAATCAACATACAATAAGACAATTTAGGAACTAATGTACAAAGCTCTTGCTCAATGGGCTTTTGAAAGAGCTTAAGTTTGCAGTGatgacataaaaaataatatttgcacAATCAGGTGATCACTTCCTCAATTACACCTAAATCTCAATGATAAACATTATTTGTAACTTGATAAGCACTAAACAATTCCTCTGTCCTGCTTCCTATTctctttctttcactattttcACCTAGCTCCCAAGCTTTGGTTGCTTGGCCAGGATAGAATTGTCTAATGACTACTTTGTATGGTTGAAATTACCTTATTATtagaaaaatagaaagataACTAATATGCTAGAATAGGTTACTGTGtaaaacttaaaactttttttcaaaggAACTCAATTACATGAAGAGTGACAAGAAACATGATGAAAGTGGAATTGATGAATGAAATAGACGAAAAACTTACCATGATCACATAAAAACACTACCCTCAAGACGCACAAAGTACTAAAGAAGCTAAGCAATGAGATAATGGCTTGATTGAAGAAAGAGAGGGACTAGGGTATGGATGTTAGTGTATTTATGGAGAATCACAAGAGAGGAAAGGATATATTTATTCCTCGGGCACCTACACAGTGTAGACATTTTGTCAAGAGGCTCActtgcaaaatatatataatcagagtcagaagccaaaattttgagtttatgaattCTAAATTCTAAAAAGAGACAACTTGTTCGGTtcttaataaattatttatacatatgaaCTGAATTTCTTTAACATAAATATAGGATTTTAACCAAAACTTTTGGGTTCTGTCGAAAActattttgagtttatgagttCTGAATTCTAAAAAAGGCAGCTTGTTGGGTTCTAAATAAATTGTTTATACGTGAAAGTTTTttaacacaaaaataaaattttaatcaaaGTTACTAAATACTACTAAGTTGTAGCTTTCTCCCTATCCCTACCCTGATATAAATAGATTActatacaaaaaaagaaaaaaaacatatatatatatagagagagagagaaagaaaaggagaaattaGATAAAGAGAAAAAGGGTAAGATATGAGGAGAACGTGGGCACTGTTCCCATGCTCCCATCACATTTTCTTCCTACATAAACTAATTTTCTCTATCTCCTTGTGTTGAGAGCTTATACCCTAAACAAAAGGAGCTCTTCTTGAACAAGATGCCTTAATAAATTTACAAATTTTAACTTTATTATAACTTCTACATATTTATTATGTCacttaaaagtaaaatattattattaacttCGATAAATAGTAAGTAACCTGTTATACCATGCTAAATTATGCGAATGGTGtaaaaagttttataatatCGATATATGTAATCTTAATCTTTTTTACTATGCTTTTTGATTCACATATCTCGGTAAATAGGGTTGGAGCTAGCTAGTTTCTTGTCTTCAACTAGGCAAGTCAATAAACAAATATTTGTTCAATTATTTACTCTAAATTTATTACTTAATTCACAGTTgttggttcaattttttttttgactaacaCAAACTGGTTGACAGTTGCATGATTAATGTTTATTCAATCATACCTTGTGCAATTGTGGTGGAATCATAGCCACTCAAGGTGTCTTTGATATTATAAAAAAGTTACTGATGTTTAtatattaacaaaataaaattattttatattattgtgTCACCTAAAAGATAACTACAGATAACAGTTCATTCAAGATGAGATTAGGATCTGGAAAATAGGAGTTTAACTTCTATATAAGAACGATTAAATAGAATTTATTAGCCTAAAGccaaattttaataaaagatcataaattttttaaatataatttacaTATGTGTACGCATAAGTGCAAAAAGTTAGTGTCTACGTGT is a window of Lycium ferocissimum isolate CSIRO_LF1 chromosome 12, AGI_CSIRO_Lferr_CH_V1, whole genome shotgun sequence DNA encoding:
- the LOC132040228 gene encoding protein RGF1 INDUCIBLE TRANSCRIPTION FACTOR 1, which encodes MGIPKPAWLEALFREKFFAPCSIHESAKKNEKNICCLDCCISICPHCVMAHRFHRLIQIRRYVYHDVVRLEDLEKLIDCSNVQAYTINSAKVIFIKKRPQNRQFKGSGNYCTSCDRSLQEPFIHCSLGCKVDFVLKHYQDVFPFLRRCTTLQLSPDFFIPQDMADDETAHSTIVDSDGPWGSSMSGSSGSENNMMSVFPCTEFVRKKRSGLYVCGRTLNSYKNITDEDIATSMSRRKGIPHRSPLC